GGCGATGAGGCGATCAAGCGCCTGGTCGAAGGCGATCATCTTGTCCTCGGCCATTCCGCCGGCGCGAATGACCGGACCCTTGCCGCGAACGGTGATTTCGCAACGGATGGCGTTGGATGGATCACCCTTGGACTCATTGGCGGTGAATTCGACCTCGGTACGAATCACACGGTCCTTGAGCTTGACGATCGAATCATTCAACCGGCGACTGACCAGATCGCGCGTTGCGTCGTTGATACTGATACGGCGCCCGGTGACGATGACGTCCATCTTGATCCCCTTTCGGTGGATTATCTCTATCGACGGGCCTGCAGGCCACTGGCTCATGAATCGAAGGGCTGTCCGACCCGCAGACGACGAAGGCACGAGCCGCAGAGTCCCCCGGTTCGGATGGGGAGTCTGATGCGTCGTGCCATGTCACAACGCTAGCGGGTTTGGTCGCCCGGGGCGAGGGGTGACCCGACACGGCGGGGCACGGATCCGGCCAATTCCGTCTGTGCCGCACAGGCGACGCCCCACACCCGGGCCCCGGCGGCACGCAGGGCCCGCACGGCCTCCCGGACCGTCGCGCCCGTGGTCACCACATCATCGACGACGACGATCGGGCGCGCCTGCCACAGCTGTGGACCGCGGGTTCGTGGGAGGCACCATCGCGGGGAACCGATGCTCATGGTGCCGTGCTGGCCTGCTCGTCGGGCAGCTGATCCCAGGCCGATCTGATCGCGGGTCGCACTGACCCTGCGCAGCAGCTTGCACCATTCCAGCCCGCAGACGGCCGCCGCGCGGCGGGTGATCGTCGTCGTGTGGTCAAGGCCCCGGGCCCGCACCCGGCGTGGATCGGCCGGCACCGGAACCAGGATGGGGACCTCGCCGCCGGCGCCTGCGGTCGGGCCCCTCGCACCCCAGAGGGGCGATGCGTCGCCGCCCGGCCCCGCGAGCAGCAGGCCTGCCAGCGCCCGGGACACGAGCCGAGACAGGGGTGCTGCCAGGGTCCATGCGCCCCGGTCCTTGAAGGCGATCACCAGTTTTCCGGCGATGGGGTCGTAACGGCTGCCCGACCAGACCGGAACCATGCCATCGACCAGGTCATCCCCGTCGGGTTCACGAACCAGCGGTCCGTCGTCGAGGCGTCGGTCGCACGGGGCACACAGCACCGGTCCCGGTGATCCGCAGGCCACGCACTCCGAGCCGAGGAGCAGGTCCTGCCCCGCTGCAATCACATGCGAAAGGTTCATATGGGCAGTGTGTGCGCGCCCGCTCGATCCGGTGCATTCCGGTGGTACGTGCGCACGGCAGCATCGCGCACCGGGGCCGGTTCACACCGTCAGGGGTTCCGGGATCCAGCGCACATCGGTGGTGTGGCCGAGTCGATAGCCCAGTCCGCGCACCGTCGTCACGATCCGGGGCCGGTCGGGGTCCGCCTCGATCTTCGCCCGCAGCCGCTGCACGTGCACCGTGACCACGCGTTCGTCGCCGGCATGTCCGTATCCCCAGACCTCCGCGAGGAGTTCCTCGCGGCTGAAGACATGTCCGGGTCGTTCGACCAGGGTGACCAACAGCTTGAATTCGGTCGGGGTCACGTTGATCGGCTCGCGGTGACGGCGCACCTGCCGGTTGTCCACGTCGACCTCGAGGTCATCGACCATCACCGTGTGCCGCGCCTGGATCCCATTGCGCCGACGCCGCATGCGCGCCTGGACGCGCACGAGCAGTTCCGCACCCGCGAACGGTTCGACGATGTAGTCATCAGCTCCGGCCCGGAATCCCTCCACGATGTCCTCGGTGGCCGAGCCGGTCGACACCAGGATGATGGGCACATCGGATTCCCGCCTGATCTCACGGCAGACATCCAGTCCACTGCGACCGGCCAGGCCCACTTCCATGACCACGAGGTCGGGCCTGGTCTCGTGGAACGACTTCAAGGCGATGGACGCGCTGGCGCACCACCGGGTGGCAAAGCCAAGCTCCGAGAGCAGGTCATGCAGTTCATCGGCGCGTTCCGCGTCGTCCTGGACGATCAGGACCAGCCCCGGCCCGCCGACCTCAATGTCCGTCATCAACTCCACCAGAATCACAGCACGCGAAGCACGGGCACCAGAACGGAAAACCTGTGCCTTGCCACTATAGGAAGCTGGTGGACCCCGCCGGGAGTTGTCCGGATGTGGAGCGGGCTGGCAGGTCCCGGTCGGGGCTCAATTCAGGGCGGGCTTGTCGGCGTAGCCGCTCAGCAGGCCGGCATCCCCGCCGACGCGGCGCAGCACGCGCCGCCACAATCCCTCGGCCTGGGCGCCGAACACATCCTCATCGCGGGCCGGTGCGCGCAGCCAGACCCCGCGATCAAGCTCATCGGACAGCTGTCCGGGGTCCCAGCCGGAGTAGCCGGCAAAGACGCGGACGTCGCTGTAGGCGCCGGCGGCGATCTCCACGGGGGTGTCCAGGTGCAGCAGGCCGACGTCGCCCAGCACGGGCCGCCATCCGGGGGGTTCCTCACCGCTATCCATCACCTTGGCCAGGCAGATCGCACCGTTGGGGGCCACCGGGCCCCCGGCGAAGAGCACCGATGGTGGGTTGAGCTCCCCCGCCCAGGCGGGGAGCACTTCTGCCACCGGCGTGGTGGAGGGCTTGTTGAGGGCCACCCCGATGGCACCGTTCTCGTCATTGTCGAGCAGGAAGATGACGGCCTGGTCGAAGAATCCACCGCCGGCCGCCTCAGAGCTGACCAGCAGCTCACCTGCGTGGGGCGACGACGAGAAGTTCACGCCCCAAGTCTGGCACGCGACGACGAATCGTCGGCCCCGGGTGGGCCGTCGTCGTGTCCCCCCGTGCCCTAAGCGTGCCCCCAGCGTGCCCCCAGCAGATGAAATCGTGGCCGATTCGTGGCGATTCGTTGCGACCAGTTGCGGGAAGCGTCCGGCGTGAAACCCTGGTGGGCACGCCAAAAGGCCCCGTCCCTTGCGGGGCGGGGCCTTTAGTGGTGGAGGTGGCGGGAATTGAACCCGCGTCCTGACGTAACGAACCAGATCTTCTCCGGGTGCAGCTGACATTGCGGTCTACTCGGCTCCTGTGCTCACGTCAGCAAGTCACAGCCAAGCCCAGTTCGAGAAAAGTCCCTGTCGATCCCTCGAACGCAGATCGACAAGCAAGCCCTCTAAATGAGGCCAGGATCCGGACGGAAGGCTACATCCGGGCTGACCCTTCGGTCACTGCTCAGGCAGCGAGAGCGAAGTCAGTGCGATTGGTATCGGCACTTATTGGTTTCCAGAGGACATTAACGAGATGACTCTGGATTCTCGACCCGCTTCTTCTGGAACTATCACTCCAGTCGAAACCGATCACCCCCATGTTTCTGGTCTTGCGTATTCAATTGTACTGTTCAGTTGTCACGAGGGCCGCACAGGGCAGTGCCCGCAGCTCCCTTATCTCCTCCAACGCTACCCCATGGCCCAGTATTCCCGCACGGGCGCCTACTTCTCGTCGAGCACCCGGATCGGCAGCACTCGTTGCAGGACATTGCGCGAGTCCTTCCCGTCCGAGGCATTGAGCCCCGACACCACGATCAGCACGAGCGCCAATGCGGACCAGACGGCAAAGGGTATCCACCCCAGCCCGAGCAGGGCACTGAACCCCACCACCAGCGCGGACACGATGGCAATCGCAATCTGGGTGTTGAAGGCCTTGGCCGCCTCCCGATGGGGGTAGCTGTGTGGCTTGGACAGCGCGTAGACGGCCGCGGGGCCAACGATCCAGGTGAACGCGCCCGACCAATGGGCGGCGGCCCCGGCCCAGCGTCCAGCACTTCGTCGCACTTCCCGGGGCACGACCACCGAGGGGTAGGCCCCGAACTGACCGACCACCTGGCTGGCGAGTCCTGCCTTCACAAAGCCCTCGAGTGCCGCATTGAGCTCCCGGCGTGTCCGGGCGCGCAGCACCTTGTCGATGCGCCGCCCGAACTCCTCGTGGGACAGGCGGCCTTCGGCGTAGGCGTCCTGCAAATAGCGCTCACTGCGTTGACGTTGCTCTTCGGTGATGGGTGCGTCGAGCAGGTCTCGGCCCGCAGCGCCGAATGACTCCGGCGTGAATCCGGGGATCGGCGAACCTGATGGCATCGGCATACCTCAACTCTGCCCGCAGCCCCTGGCCAAATCCAAGGCCATTGCGGCACGGACATGCCCCATTGGTCCCCGATCATCGGGACTCAGTGGCGGTGCCGCCGATTGCGGTCGGCCAGGTCGCGCTCGGCCTCACGGTTCATGTCGCGCTCGCGGATGGTTTGGCGCTTGTCCCACTCCCGCTTGCCCGTACCCACGGCAATCTCCACCTTGGCGTTGCCGTCCTTGAAGTAGATCGACAGGGGAACCAGGGTGCGCCCGCCCGAATCGCCCAGGGCGCGCTCGAGGCGCTTGATCTCCTGGCGGTGCAGGAGCAGCTTGCGCTTGCGCATCGCCGAGTGGTTGCGCCACGTCCCCAGGGTGTACTCGGGAATGTTGGCATTGCGCAGCCACACCTCGTTGTCGTCGATGGTGGCGAAGGCGTCAACCAGGGACGCCCGACCATCACGCAGGGACTTCACTTCGGTGCCGGTCAGCACGATGCCCGCTTCGAGGCGCTCGCCGATCGAATAGTCATGCAGCGCCTTCTTGTTGCGGGCGATCATCTTCTCGCCCTTTTCACGAGGCATCGCAGCTCCCTTCTCTCGGCGTGACGCGTTCCTCTTGGCGCGACGCGCCTTCCGGCGTGACGCGACCAATCAGGCTAGCGACCGCATCCTTCGCATGGCGAATCAGCGGCTGCGGCCGTGAACCAGCCCGGTTGCCAACCCTATGCGGGCTCACCAACCGCCGGCGCCACCGCCGCCACCACCACCACCGGAGAAGCCGCCGCCACCGAAGGCGCTGCCACCGCTGCCGAAGCCGGCTCCCCCGGAGGACTCCGGCACGCTGATGCCCGAATCGACTCCGCTGAGCACCCCACTGGTGAAGTAGGCGTAGCGGAAGCCGCAGGGATCGCCGTAGTACCAATAGGGCGCCGTCTCGGTCAGCCGCCCCTGGGCGACCAACTGCTCGCACAGGCTGGCCCAACGGTCGGCGATGCCGAAGGCGATGGCCCAGGGCAGGTACTGGCTGAAGATGTCCTGCCCCTCCTCGAACTTCAGCTGGTCGGCCTCGGCGGTCTTGAGGTACTCCTCGAACCCCTGCACCTGATCTGTATAGGCGCGGCCCATGGCGGTACGGGTGCCCCGCCGTGCGATCGACGAGCGAATGAGCAGGGTGATGATTCCCACGACGACCAGGGCCCCGATGATCATCAGCGCGGTCAGCCCGGCGGCATTCGACGCCAGGGCCGCTGTATTGCTGAGCAATGACCCGCCGAACCATGCCCCGATCAACACCACGAAGCTGCCGATGACCGCTCCGCTGCGCTTGGTGCCCACCTGTCCGATGCGCTTCATGAGGCCCTGACTGGTTGCCGTGGCGGCGACCTCGCGGGCGAGCTCGGAACTGGCGTCCGACATGGAACCGGGATCAGACAGGTTCACCTCGGTGCCCACGGCAACGGAACCGAACAGAGCATCGAGCAGCTTCTTCTCATAGGGCGTGGTGGCCTTGTCCGCATCGATGAGGCGCCCGAAGAGCTCCGATGAGCCATGCCGGCCCGTCGTCGAGCGCAGCTGGATGGCCCGACGCACCGCCAGGTCAACCAGGGTGGCCGTCATCTCCTGGGAATCAACCTGACCGTCCACGAGCAGGCCGCCGAGCGCGACCGGGATCTGTGGCGGATCGAAGCGCACGGGCACCACGTCATGCTTCGAGGCGGGCCCCACCTGCGCAGCATCCACATCCACCGGCACGGTGCCCGGGGGGACACCCAGGAAGCGTTCGTCAGCACTGTTCTTGCGGAACCGGACGAGGTAGATGGCCCCGACGATCGCGGCCGCGGCCAACGTGGCAATGCCCCATGGCGCGGCCTGGGCGGCGGAGCTCTTGGCGGCGGGTTCCAGCCGGGGCGTGCCGTTGGCGACCAGGCCGCTGGCGATGCCCACGCCGACCGTCATGACCTCACTGCCCTGCTTCACATCCTGGTGGAAGACTGCCTGCTGATCCGCCACCGATGACGAGGTGCAGGCGGTATCCGACCCGACGGCGCCCGAGAAGCACTGGACCTGCTGGGCGCCACCGGGCACCGCAACAGTGATCCTGATGTCATTCACATCCGGGGTGTTGTCCCCCACCGCATCCCAGTAGAGCTGTTCCACGCCCTGTGCATCGCGCAGCGCCCCCTTGACGTCGTAGCTGATCACATAGGTGGCGGTGGCGCTGGAAACCCGCTTGTTCGCATCACCGATCTTGATCGTCACGAAGCGCTCGCGGGGATTGCCCTTGGTGGCCTCATCGCTCTGGGTGAAGCTCGCCGGTGCATCGGGACTCGAGACCTGGACATTGCTGACGTCGTAGACGATGTCCTGGTTCTTGTTGTCGCCGTCGGGCTCGCGGGTCAGCAGCGTGCGGTACATGCCATGTCGGGCCGAGTCGCTCGCGAAGCGGTAGACGAGGGTTTCCCGGACGTGGGTGGTGCCGTCAGTTCCGACCGTGTAGTCGGCCGTCCACGAGTCGAAGGAATCCGAGGTCTGTGCCAGTGCCCGTTGCGGCGCGGCGGTCAGGCCCAGGGCAACCATCAGCAGTGCCAGGAACCCCATGAGGGCGGCGCGGGTGGCGCCACCGGTGCGACGGTGCGGCGCGGCGCCCGGCGGGCGTTGGCGCGCCCCCGGGCGACCAGCAGTCATGGCGGGACTTCCCGTCGAATGTGACATCGAACACCTTCCGGTCATTGATCGGATTCACGCATCGCATATCGGGGATGCCCACGAGGCGCACCCCGGCTGCCTGCCCACGGCAAAGCAGCTCGCCATCAAACCTACGGCCTCAGCCGGGAATGGTGGCGAGCTGTTCGCATCAGGATCGGCGCGTCAGGCCACCGTGATCCAGTTCTGGGGATCATCCGTGGCACCGTTCACGTACACATGGAAGTGCAGGTGGCAGCCGGTTGACAGCCCGGTGGTGCCCACGTAGCCGATGAGCTGCCCCTTGTCGACGTGCTGACCGGCGCTCACCACATAGCTCGACGCATGGTTGTAACCGGTGGACAGGTAGACGCCATTGACCAGGCCGTGGTCGATGACCAGCCGATTTCCGTACCCGCCCGACTGTCCCGGGGTGAGCACATCGGCCACGGTACCGGCGGCTGCGGCGTACATCGGCGCATTGCAGCCCGCTCCCAGGTCGAGCCCATCATGGAACTCGGTGTAGCCCAGCACGGGATTGATGCGCGTGTGGTAGGTGTCGGTGATGGGGGCCCCGGGCACCGGATCGGCAAGTACGGAGCTGGTCGATGTCGCGATCGAATTGCCTGCGGCCGCGGCCTGGGCGGCAGCCGCATCCGCCTGTTGGGCGGCCTGCGCGGCGGCAGCGGCAGCCGCGTTGCGGTCCTTGATGCGCTGCGCCACTGCATTGGACTGGGCCTTCAGGTCGGCGTTGCGCGCCTGCGCATCGGCAAGTGCCTGCTCGGCCGCCGACTTGTCCGCCGCATTCTTGCTCACCAGCGCATCGACCTTTGCCTTGGCGTCCTGGGCTGCCTGCGCGGTGCTGGCCCTGCTGTTCAGGGCGTCAGCGGCGGCCTGTCGGTCCCGCTGGGCCGCTGCCTCGGCGTCCTTCATGGCCTGCTCGGCCTGCTCGAGCCTTTGCTCAACATCCTGGAGGCGATCGAGCTCATACTGCTGGGCCCGGAATGCCTGGTCAGTCCACTGGATGCGGTTGGACATGTCACCGGTGGACAGGTTGTTGACGAAGATCCCGATGGTGACCAGGCCACTGTTCTGCTGGGTGGTGTGACGCACATCGGTGCCGACCTTGCGCTTCTGCGCATCCACGTCGGCCCGGGCCTTCGCCGCATCATCCTGCGCCTTCACCAGGGCTGCCTCGGCATCCTTCAACGCACGGGCGGCATCGTCGTCGCTGCGTGCCGCGGCATCGCGATCGGCCTCGGCCCTGGCCAGGCCGGCCTGGGCGTCCGCCAACTGCTGCTGGGAGGCTGACAGGGTCTTCTCGGCGTCCTGGAGCTTCGCGTCGGAGGCATAGACATCCGAATCGCTCGCACCGATCTGCTGTTGCAGGCTGGCCTGCTGGTCCTCGAGGTCATCGGCGCCGGAAACGGCCGGCATCATGGACAACGCGACCGAACAGGCGACCAGTCCGACCCATGCCCGACGGGGCAGGGCCATTCTGCGCATCGCACCTCGGGTCTTCGCCTGCTTCACGGATTGGCCCCTTCCAGAGTCAAAGAAGTAATTCACGGTTCACACTCTCAAATAGCGGCGCGTTGCCACGAAGGTGGGAATGATCGACAACAGGACCCCCACGACGGCGACCCAGACCACGGCCACCGCAGTGTCACCCCAGGTGATCCAGCCCAGGCTCTGGATGGCGAGCTGGGAACGCACCCGGTCGATCACGAAGTACTGCAGTGCTGACATCGAGGCTCCGGCGAGCACCACGCCCGCGACGCCGGCGAAGAGTGCCTCCAACAGGAATGGCAGCATGATGTAGCCATTGGACGCGCCCACCAGCCGCATGATGCCGATCTCACGGCGTCGCGTGTAGGCGGACATCCGGATCGTATTGCCGATCTGCAGGGCCGCGGCCAACAGCAGCATCCCCGCAATGCCCATCGCGCCCCACTTCAGGCCGTTGAGGACCTTGAAGAAGGGGTCGAGCACACTGTGCAGGTCCTGCACCGCCTGCACGCCCATCAGGCCCTGCGATTCGGCCACCACGCCCTTGTAGTTCTGGGGATCCTTGAGCTTCACCCGGAACGAATCCTGCATCTGGTCGACGGTCAGGGAATCCTTGATGGGATTGTCCTTGTAGACCCGCTGGAATTCGTCGTAGGCCTCCTGCTTGGTCTCGTAGTAGATATTCGAGACATCGGGATTGGCGGTGAGCCGCGAACGGATCGCGTCGCGCTGTGAGGCGGTGGTGTCCTGCCCGGCCTCGCAATTGCCGCCGGCGGATTCGGTGGCGGAGTCCGCCGTGCACAGGAAGACCGAGATCTCAATCTTGTCGTACCACTTGCCCTTCATCTCATTGACCTGGGCCATGGTCATGAGGCTGGCGCCGAACAGGGCCAACGACACCCACATGGTCACGATGACGGCAATGGTCATCGACAGATTGCGCTTCAGGCCCGACCAGGTCTCACGCAGCGTGTGGCGCATGGCGGCCCATCCCATCGTTGTTTGACAATTTCATCGGCTCACAGGTTCCCGTATGCGCCCTGCTTCTGGTCGCGTACGAGCTCGCCCTTGTCGAGCTCGATGACGCGACGCCGCATCTGATCGACGATGGTCGAATCATGGGTGGCCATGATCACCGTGGTGTCACGACGATTGATCCGATCGAGCAGCTTCATGATGCCGACGCTGGTGGCCGGATCGAGGTTTCCGGTGGGCTCGTCGGCAATGAGGATCTTGGGATTGTTCACCACGGCGCGCGCAATGGCGACGCGCTGCTGCTCGCCACCGGACAATTCCTCCGGTCGACGCTCCCCCTTGTTGGCCAGGCCCACGAGCTCCAGGGTGGCGGGCACCTGTTGGCGGATCTCACGCATGGGCCTGCCCAGCACCTGCAGCGCGAACGCGACGTTCTGGTAGACGGTCTGTCCGGGCAGCAGCCGAAAATCCTGGAAGACGGTGCCGATCTGGCGGCGCAGCGCGGGCACCTTCCAGTTGTGCAGGCGCCCCAGGTCCTTGCCGGCCACGAACACCCGGCCGGTGGTGGGACGGTATTCACGAAGGATCAGGCGCAGGAAGGTCGATTTGCCCGAGCCGGAAACCCCGACGAGGAAGACGAACTCACCCTTGTCGATGTCGACGCTGACATGCCTGAGGGCAGGGGTCGTCTGCCTCGGGTAGAGCTTCGAGACGTCTTCGAAAGTAATCACGCACAGTCCTGCCGGGTGGGAAGGGGAAGAACGCTGAGTGTTTCTCAGCCCGGACAGGGGTGAGCCTATTCAGTGGGGCCCTCCGATGGGCGCCGCGGCGCGCCGGGAGCCACGCTTTCCCCAGATTTCCCCAGCCCCGCAGGAGGAGGCGTCAGGCTGCCTGTTCCTCCTGGCGACGCCACCGGATGCCGCGCTCGATGAAGCCATCAATGTCACCATCGAAGACGTTGTCGGGGCTGCCGCTCTCGAATCCGGTGCGCAGGTCCTTGACCATCTGGTACGGGTGCAGCACATAGGAACGCATCTGGCTGCCCCACGAGTTCCCGTCCGACTTGAGGGCATCCATCTCGGCCTCGCGCTCCTGGCGGGCACGTTCCAGCAGCTTTGCCTGGAGCACGCGCAGTCCCGCGGCCTTGTTCTGGATCTGGGACCGCTCGTTCTGGCAGGTGACGACAATGCCGGTGGGCAGGTGGGTGATCCGCACTGCGGAGTCGGTCGTGTTGACGCCCTGGCCACCGGGGCCGGAGGCGTGGAACACATCGACCCGGATGTCCTTCTCCGGAATGTCGATGTTGTCGGTCTCCTCCACCACCGGCAACACCTCCACGCCGGCAAAGCTGGTCTGGCGGCGTCCCTGGTTGTCGAAGGGGCTGATGCGCACCAGGCGGTGCGTGCCCTGCTCCACGGACAACGTGCCGTATGCGTAGGGCGACTTCACCGTGAAGGTCGCGGACTTGATGCCGGCCTCCTCGGCGTAGCTGATGTCGTAGACCTCGTAGCTGTATGCGTGGCGCTCCGCCCACCGCTCGTACATGCGCAGCAGCATCGCCGCGAAGTCGGCGGCATCGACGCCCCCGGCCTCCGAGCGGATGGTCACCAGTGCGTCGCGCTCGTCGTATTCGCCCGACAGCAGGGTCTGCACCTCAAGGGTGTCGATCTCATCGGCCAGCGTGGCGATTTCCTTCTCGGCCTCCTGGGCCGTGTCGGCATCGCTCTCCTCACTGGCGAGCTCGAGCAGCGTGCTCGCGTCGTCGAGGCGCGAACGCAGGGTCTGCACCTTTTCCACGCTGGACTGCAGCCGTGACAATCGGGACGTCACGGACTGTGCATGCTCCTGGTCGTTCCACAGGTCGGGAGCCGACGCTTCGGTTTCCAGCTCTTCGATCTGCTTGTTCTTGGCAGGCACGTCAACGACCGCTTCGATCGAGCTGAGCGACTTGTTGAGCTGGGAAAGGTGTTCGGTTAGTTCATCGAGGGCCACGATCAGGAATTCTACCGGGTCGCCCTAGTGGGAGAATGAACGCTGACAAGGCAGCCGCCCGGTCGAACGCCAACGGCAGCAATCGGAAGGAACCATGGCAGCGCTCAAGGACCAGCTCAAGAAGGATCTCGTGGTGGCGATGAAGGCCCACGACGAGACGGCCAAGACGACAATCCGGATGGCCGTGGCCGCCATCATGAACGCAGAGGTGGCCGGTAAGGCCCACGAGCTGAGTGACGAGGAAGAGCTCAAGATCCTCACCCGCGAGGTGCACACCCGGGAGGAATCCGCCGAGACCTATGCTGCGGCCGGACGTGAGGAGCTCGCCGCCAAGGAGAGCGCCGAGGCCGAATTGCTCAAGAAGTACCTGCCCGAGCAGTTGGACGCCGCACAGTTGCAGCAGATCGTCGATGACGTGGTGGCGCAGGCATCGACCGACGGCAAGCCGACCATGAAGCAGATGGGCCAGCTGGTGCGGGCGGCCAACGAGCAGGTGAAGGGCCGCGCCGAGGGCAAGGCCGTCGCAGACCTGGTCAGGAAGGCGATCACCGGCTGAGCGCCCTGAGCCGCTAGACTCTCGCAGGTCCCGGCTCTTCGGGCGCATAGCTCAGTTGGTTAGAGCGCGTGCCTTACAAGCACGATGTCGGCGGTTCGAGTCCGTCTGCGCCCACCCCTGCTTTCCCCCTCTTGCCTTTCCCCCTCTTGCCCCCGGCATCTCCCGTGCCCGGGCACATTTGGCTTTTCTCAGGCATATTGCCCGGCGAGTTCCAGCGCCGACGCGGTGTAGCCACCCCCGAAGAGCACCGCGTGCATGATGATCATCGTCAGCTGGTGGAGTGCGATGCGTTCCTGCCAGCCTGCGGCCAACGCCGACTCGGCGTCATAGCCCGCATAGACCTCCGACAGGCGGGGGAAACCGAAGACGGACAGGGCCGCCAGGTCGGTCTCGGCGTGGCCGCCGTGCGCCATCGGATCGATCAGGGTGGCGCCGGTGGCTCCCCCGTCATACATCGCGTTGCCGGCCCACAGGTCGCCGTGCAGGCGCGCCAC
The window above is part of the Propionibacterium freudenreichii subsp. freudenreichii genome. Proteins encoded here:
- a CDS encoding GatB/YqeY domain-containing protein, with amino-acid sequence MAALKDQLKKDLVVAMKAHDETAKTTIRMAVAAIMNAEVAGKAHELSDEEELKILTREVHTREESAETYAAAGREELAAKESAEAELLKKYLPEQLDAAQLQQIVDDVVAQASTDGKPTMKQMGQLVRAANEQVKGRAEGKAVADLVRKAITG